A single window of Mangifera indica cultivar Alphonso chromosome 18, CATAS_Mindica_2.1, whole genome shotgun sequence DNA harbors:
- the LOC123201519 gene encoding protein LHCP TRANSLOCATION DEFECT-like codes for MASISCIVTHLPFTSKPSNPQSSLPKFSSQFLGTKNNLKWLRPPKMGTSNGSKAQCWFKFGKNGVDSEGAGIYGSQSRDDFDRDDVEQYFNYMGMLAVEGSYDKMEALLSQSIHPVDILLMLAASEGDKPKIEELMRAGANYTVKDVDGKTALDRAANDEIKDFILGFSVQKA; via the exons ATGGCTTCAATCTCATGCATTGTAACTCACCTACCCTTTACTTCAAAACCTTCAAATCCTCAATCTTCTCTCCCAAAATTCAGCTCCCAGTTTCTGGGTACCAAAAACAATCTCAAATGGCTTCGACCCCCCAAAATGGGAACCTCCAATGGGTCCAAAGCTCAGTGCTGGTTCAAGTTTGGTAAAAATGGTGTTGATTCTGAAGGTGCTGGAATTTATGGAAGCCAGTCCCGTGATGACTTTGATAGAGATGATGTTGAGCAG TACTTCAACTACATGGGGATGCTTGCAGTTGAGGGTTCATATGATAAGATGGAGGCTCTCTTAAGCCAAAGTATCCACCCGGTTGACATCTTACTGATGCTCGCCGCCTCAGAGGGCGACAAACCAAAAATTGAAGAGCTTATGAGAGCTGGAGCTAATTACACTGTCAAGGACGTGGATGGAAAGACTGCACTTGATAGAGCTGCCAACGACGAAATCAAAGACTTCATCCTTGGTTTTTCAGTTCAGAAGGCATGA